In Pseudoxanthomonas indica, the following are encoded in one genomic region:
- a CDS encoding sugar MFS transporter — translation MSAVQAVPGTRQFTSIAIIGLLFFIFGFVTWLNGPLIGFAELAFDVSEAYAFLIPSAFYISYFCLALPSSVILKRTGMKKGMALGLFAMAVGAVVFGQYTTHRWYPGALAGIFTIGAGLAILQTAANPYISILGPIEGAAQRIAVMGICNKIAGILAPLVLATYVLHGMGDLAGQVAAATPEAKEALLNEFAARIYLPYMGMAALLVLLAIGILFSPLPEVKTAEANASVDASGAAGKRSAFQFPHLMLGVICLFVYVGVEVLAGDAIGAYGKGFGLPLDETKMFTSYTLGAMLVGYVVGLIAIPRFISQERYLSVSAVLGIAFAIGAFLTHGYVSVLFVAALGFANAMMWPAIFPLAIKGLGRFTETGSALLIMGIAGGAVIPQLFAVLKQAHDFQLVFTALAVPCYLYILYFALRGHRAGKTQSA, via the coding sequence ATGTCCGCCGTCCAAGCCGTACCCGGCACACGCCAGTTCACGTCGATTGCGATCATCGGCCTGCTGTTTTTCATCTTCGGCTTTGTCACCTGGCTCAATGGCCCGCTGATCGGCTTTGCCGAACTGGCGTTCGATGTCAGCGAGGCCTACGCCTTCCTGATTCCGAGCGCGTTCTACATTTCCTATTTCTGCCTGGCCTTGCCGTCGTCGGTGATCCTCAAGCGCACCGGCATGAAGAAGGGCATGGCGTTGGGCCTGTTCGCCATGGCCGTGGGCGCGGTGGTGTTCGGCCAATACACCACGCACCGCTGGTATCCCGGCGCGCTGGCCGGCATCTTCACCATCGGCGCCGGCCTGGCCATCCTGCAGACCGCAGCCAATCCCTACATCAGCATCCTGGGTCCGATCGAAGGCGCGGCGCAGCGCATCGCGGTGATGGGCATCTGCAACAAGATTGCCGGCATCCTGGCGCCGCTGGTGCTGGCCACTTATGTATTGCATGGCATGGGCGATCTCGCCGGCCAGGTCGCCGCGGCCACGCCTGAGGCCAAGGAAGCGCTGCTCAACGAATTTGCCGCGCGCATCTACCTGCCCTATATGGGCATGGCCGCGTTGCTGGTGTTGCTGGCCATCGGCATCCTGTTCTCGCCGCTGCCGGAAGTGAAAACCGCCGAGGCCAATGCCAGCGTCGACGCCAGCGGGGCGGCCGGCAAGCGCAGCGCGTTCCAGTTCCCGCACCTGATGCTGGGCGTGATCTGCCTGTTCGTTTACGTGGGCGTGGAAGTGCTGGCCGGTGATGCGATTGGCGCCTACGGCAAGGGCTTTGGCCTGCCGCTGGATGAAACCAAGATGTTCACCTCCTACACGCTTGGCGCGATGTTGGTGGGGTATGTGGTCGGCCTGATCGCGATCCCGCGCTTCATTTCGCAGGAACGCTACCTGAGTGTTTCAGCAGTGCTGGGCATCGCCTTCGCCATTGGCGCGTTCCTCACCCATGGCTACGTGTCGGTGCTGTTCGTGGCCGCGCTCGGGTTTGCCAACGCCATGATGTGGCCGGCGATCTTCCCGCTGGCGATCAAGGGCCTGGGCCGCTTCACCGAAACCGGGTCGGCCCTGCTGATCATGGGCATCGCCGGCGGCGCGGTGATTCCGCAGCTGTTCGCGGTACTCAAGCAGGCGCACGATTTCCAGCTGGTGTTCACCGCGTTGGCGGTGCCCTGCTACCTCTACATCCTCTACTTCGCCTTGCGCGGCCACCGCGCCGGCAAGACGCAGTCGGCGTGA
- a CDS encoding LacI family DNA-binding transcriptional regulator: protein MRRPTIKDVAERAKVSLKTVSRVINNEPSVMQGTRARVLHAIAELDYEPDQSARNLRSGTPFVIGLVYDNPNPYHIIGVQNGVLAACRETGFGLQIHPCDSTSPLLAEELAEFVQRSRLAGLVLTAPMSERMDLVNALAARGVKLVRIIAAMEDPQDGHPCVYVDDHDAAYEITEHLIQLGHQRIGFLWGGLAHRSSIERYNGYEKALKDYGITLDKHLVVPGDYTFDDGFRGARRLLALREPPTAIFGSNDEIAAGVLAAAKSAGMNVPYELSIAGFEDSPFSRQSWPPLTTAKQATEDIAKQAARLLIATLRQDAYDDTPAPVHNQGFVPQLVVRGSTAPVRLRTERNDSSP from the coding sequence ATGCGCAGACCCACCATCAAGGACGTGGCCGAGCGCGCGAAGGTCTCGTTGAAGACCGTCTCGCGCGTGATCAACAACGAGCCATCGGTCATGCAGGGCACGCGTGCGCGCGTCCTGCATGCGATCGCCGAGCTGGACTACGAACCGGATCAGTCCGCGCGCAACCTGCGCAGCGGCACGCCGTTCGTGATCGGCCTGGTCTACGACAATCCCAACCCGTACCACATCATCGGTGTGCAGAACGGCGTGCTGGCGGCGTGCAGGGAAACCGGCTTCGGCCTGCAGATCCATCCCTGCGATTCCACCTCGCCGCTGCTGGCCGAGGAACTGGCCGAGTTCGTGCAACGCTCGCGCCTGGCCGGGCTGGTGCTGACCGCGCCGATGTCCGAGCGCATGGATCTGGTCAATGCGCTGGCCGCACGCGGGGTCAAGCTGGTGCGGATCATCGCGGCCATGGAAGACCCGCAGGACGGCCATCCCTGCGTCTACGTGGATGATCACGATGCCGCCTACGAGATTACCGAGCACCTGATCCAGCTCGGCCACCAGCGCATCGGTTTTCTCTGGGGTGGCCTGGCGCATCGCTCCAGCATCGAGCGCTACAACGGCTACGAGAAGGCGCTGAAGGATTACGGCATCACCCTGGACAAGCATCTGGTGGTGCCGGGCGACTACACCTTCGACGACGGCTTCCGTGGTGCGCGCCGCCTGCTGGCGCTGCGTGAACCGCCCACCGCCATCTTCGGCTCCAATGACGAAATCGCCGCCGGCGTGCTGGCCGCGGCCAAGTCGGCCGGCATGAACGTGCCGTACGAGTTGTCCATTGCCGGCTTCGAGGACAGCCCGTTCTCGCGCCAGTCCTGGCCACCGTTGACCACCGCCAAACAGGCCACCGAGGACATCGCCAAGCAGGCCGCGCGCCTGCTGATCGCCACGCTGCGCCAGGACGCCTACGACGACACCCCCGCCCCCGTGCACAACCAGGGCTTCGTGCCGCAGCTGGTGGTGCGTGGCTCCACCGCGCCGGTCCGCCTGCGCACCGAACGCAACGACTCATCGCCATGA
- a CDS encoding SIS domain-containing protein, producing MNDSASLPAANATLMFQEAQQTADVVTAQYARNEATIARLAADLRANPPPFVVTCARGSSDHAATYAKYLFETQLGFVTASASPSVGSVYEARQQLKDALYIVISQSGKSPDLLHNARAAAAAGARVVAFVNVEDSPLAELAQTVIPLHAGPERSVAATKSYLASLAAILQLGAHWKDEGPLREALGKLPDSLRAAWQADWSALTDGLVDAHNLFVLGRGLGLAAAQEAALKFKETCGLHAEAYSSAEVKHGPMALVGPGFPVLCFAQPDETEAGTLALAKEFRARGAQVWVAAEHADPSAGPGQSLALAKAPHPACSPLLTIQSYYRAINALALRRGFNPDVPPHLNKVTETV from the coding sequence ATGAACGACTCTGCAAGCCTTCCCGCCGCCAACGCCACGCTGATGTTCCAGGAGGCGCAGCAGACTGCCGATGTGGTGACCGCGCAGTACGCGCGCAACGAGGCCACCATCGCCCGGCTGGCTGCGGATCTGCGCGCCAACCCGCCGCCGTTCGTGGTGACCTGTGCACGCGGCAGTTCGGATCATGCGGCCACCTACGCCAAGTACCTGTTCGAGACCCAGCTGGGCTTCGTCACCGCGTCGGCGTCGCCGTCGGTGGGTTCGGTCTACGAAGCGCGCCAGCAGCTCAAGGATGCGCTGTACATCGTCATCTCGCAGTCCGGCAAGAGTCCGGACCTGCTGCACAACGCGCGTGCCGCCGCCGCTGCCGGCGCGCGGGTCGTGGCCTTCGTCAACGTCGAGGATTCGCCGCTGGCCGAACTGGCGCAGACCGTCATTCCGCTGCATGCCGGCCCCGAGCGCAGTGTCGCGGCGACCAAGAGCTACCTGGCCTCGCTGGCCGCGATCCTGCAACTGGGCGCGCACTGGAAAGACGAGGGGCCGCTGCGCGAGGCCCTGGGCAAGTTGCCCGACAGCCTGCGCGCCGCCTGGCAGGCCGACTGGTCGGCGCTCACCGATGGGCTGGTCGATGCGCACAATCTGTTCGTGCTCGGACGCGGCCTGGGCCTGGCGGCTGCACAGGAAGCCGCGCTCAAGTTCAAGGAAACCTGCGGCCTGCATGCCGAAGCCTACAGCTCGGCCGAAGTGAAGCATGGGCCGATGGCGCTGGTCGGTCCGGGCTTTCCGGTGCTGTGCTTTGCCCAGCCGGATGAAACCGAAGCCGGCACGTTGGCGTTGGCCAAGGAATTCCGCGCGCGCGGCGCACAGGTGTGGGTGGCGGCCGAACATGCCGATCCGTCCGCCGGCCCGGGCCAATCGCTGGCGTTGGCCAAGGCGCCGCATCCGGCCTGCTCACCGCTGTTGACCATCCAGAGTTACTACCGCGCCATCAATGCCTTGGCGCTGCGGCGTGGCTTCAACCCGGATGTGCCGCCGCATCTGAACAAGGTGACGGAGACGGTATGA
- the nagA gene encoding N-acetylglucosamine-6-phosphate deacetylase, whose amino-acid sequence MSIALINARVLTTQGFRDDLAVILDGRDIQSLLPLSEVPASTARHDLQGATLLPGYIDAQVNGGGGMLFNNAPTVDTLRRIGEAHRQFGTTGFLPTLISDDAEVMREAIAATRAAIEAGVPGVLGIHLEGPYLAPARKGTHDAGKFRVPDAAEIAMAASLDNGVTLLTLAPERIPVDSIRDLVARGVIVAAGHTAGSYEEIRAGLDAGISGFTHLYNAMSPLQGREPGAVGAALEDRNSWCGIIADGHHVHAGSLRVALAAKPVGKVFLVTDAMPPVGSDDPSYVLYGETITVQDGVVRNAAGSLAGSALDMATAVRNAVQMLGLPLAEAARMASTYPADFLGLSASHGRIAPGYRADLVAVDADLNVVGSWIDGQHAA is encoded by the coding sequence ATGAGCATCGCCCTGATCAATGCGCGCGTGCTGACCACGCAGGGGTTCCGCGATGACCTGGCGGTGATCCTCGATGGCCGCGACATCCAGTCGCTGCTGCCGCTGAGCGAAGTGCCGGCGTCCACTGCACGCCATGATCTGCAGGGCGCCACCCTGCTGCCGGGCTACATCGATGCGCAGGTCAACGGCGGCGGCGGTATGCTGTTCAACAACGCGCCGACCGTGGACACCTTGCGTCGCATCGGTGAGGCGCATCGCCAGTTCGGCACCACCGGTTTCCTGCCCACGCTCATCAGTGATGACGCCGAGGTGATGCGCGAAGCCATTGCCGCTACCCGCGCGGCCATCGAAGCCGGCGTGCCCGGCGTGCTCGGCATCCATCTGGAAGGCCCGTACCTGGCGCCGGCGCGCAAGGGCACGCATGACGCAGGCAAGTTCCGCGTGCCCGACGCAGCGGAAATCGCCATGGCCGCTTCGCTCGACAACGGCGTGACCCTGCTGACGCTGGCGCCGGAACGTATTCCCGTTGACAGCATCCGCGATCTGGTCGCGCGCGGGGTGATTGTCGCCGCCGGCCATACCGCCGGCAGTTACGAAGAAATCCGCGCCGGGCTGGACGCCGGCATCAGCGGTTTCACCCATCTGTACAACGCCATGTCGCCGCTGCAGGGCCGCGAACCCGGCGCGGTGGGCGCGGCGCTGGAAGACCGCAACAGCTGGTGCGGCATCATCGCCGATGGCCATCATGTACACGCCGGCAGCTTGCGCGTGGCGCTGGCGGCCAAGCCGGTCGGCAAGGTATTCCTGGTGACCGACGCCATGCCGCCGGTGGGCTCGGACGATCCCAGCTACGTGCTGTATGGCGAAACCATCACCGTGCAGGACGGCGTGGTCCGCAACGCCGCCGGCTCGCTGGCCGGATCGGCGCTGGACATGGCCACGGCCGTGCGCAACGCGGTGCAGATGTTGGGGCTGCCCTTGGCAGAAGCCGCGCGCATGGCATCGACGTATCCGGCCGACTTCCTGGGACTGTCGGCCAGCCATGGCCGGATCGCGCCGGGCTACCGCGCCGATCTGGTCGCGGTGGATGCGGACTTGAACGTGGTGGGCAGCTGGATTGACGGTCAACACGCAGCGTGA
- a CDS encoding acyltransferase family protein, with amino-acid sequence MTASPAPVRFASVDALRGLTVAAMLLVNNPGDWGHVYAPLLHAPWHGCTPTDLIFPFFLFIVGVSIALGISPRREAGAAAAPLMRAALWRGAKIIGIGLLLHLLAWWWLDTPHYRPWGVLQRIGLCFIAAAWLALYLRPRARVLVLLAILLGYWALLACNGGYAPWSNLASRIDTALVGALAYAHDAASGRGHDPEGLLSTLPAIATTLLGVMAGDALRRDQARWLPLAAIALLLAGAAWSLLMPFNKNLWTSSYVLWTAGWATLALWLAHRLIDQRGLPALGRSFGVNAIAAYAGSAIMVYAFAGLGWWGPIYQHGFAGWMTPRFGPTLPSLAFALAFVALWWLIVRVMDARGLHLKV; translated from the coding sequence GTGACGGCGAGCCCGGCCCCCGTTCGATTCGCATCGGTGGATGCGCTGCGCGGCCTGACCGTGGCGGCGATGTTGCTGGTCAACAATCCGGGTGACTGGGGCCATGTCTACGCGCCCTTGCTGCATGCGCCGTGGCATGGCTGCACGCCGACCGATCTGATCTTCCCGTTCTTCCTTTTCATTGTCGGCGTGTCGATTGCGCTGGGCATTTCGCCACGCCGGGAAGCCGGCGCCGCTGCCGCTCCGTTGATGCGCGCGGCGCTGTGGCGTGGCGCGAAGATCATCGGCATCGGATTGTTGCTGCACCTGTTGGCATGGTGGTGGCTCGACACGCCGCACTATCGACCCTGGGGCGTGCTGCAACGGATTGGCCTGTGCTTCATCGCCGCCGCCTGGCTGGCCTTGTATCTGCGCCCGCGTGCACGCGTGTTGGTGTTGCTGGCGATCCTGCTGGGCTACTGGGCACTGCTGGCCTGCAACGGCGGCTATGCGCCCTGGAGCAACCTGGCCAGTCGCATCGATACGGCTTTGGTCGGCGCGCTCGCCTATGCGCACGATGCCGCCAGCGGCCGTGGCCATGATCCGGAAGGCCTGCTCAGTACCCTGCCGGCCATCGCCACCACCCTGCTTGGCGTGATGGCAGGCGATGCCCTGCGACGTGATCAGGCGCGCTGGCTGCCGTTGGCGGCGATCGCGTTGCTGCTGGCCGGCGCGGCATGGTCGTTGCTGATGCCGTTCAACAAGAATCTGTGGACGTCTTCCTACGTGCTGTGGACGGCCGGTTGGGCGACGCTGGCGCTCTGGCTTGCGCATCGACTGATCGATCAGCGCGGCTTGCCGGCGCTGGGGCGCAGTTTTGGCGTCAACGCCATCGCCGCCTACGCCGGTTCGGCGATCATGGTCTATGCGTTCGCGGGCCTGGGCTGGTGGGGGCCGATCTACCAGCACGGCTTTGCCGGCTGGATGACGCCGCGCTTCGGGCCGACCCTGCCCTCGCTGGCCTTCGCGCTGGCCTTCGTGGCGCTGTGGTGGCTGATTGTGCGGGTCATGGATGCCCGCGGCCTGCACCTGAAGGTCTGA